The following are encoded in a window of Sminthopsis crassicaudata isolate SCR6 chromosome 5, ASM4859323v1, whole genome shotgun sequence genomic DNA:
- the LOC141542999 gene encoding microtubule organization protein AKNA-like isoform X2: MAFKHLARNRGRIAKNSTPGKSPCCSKSVELFCGDQREPIKTTAERQTRSSSVLQQTSRASLSSKWERTQSRLQVGRNKAVEQRSHSSLDGIRGRTKGKQSDGITWNHFRDRVPSRDPGSSFFLETSMKNKDHKCRHPKDNEATVKERAIRKMPIPRSDSAWISDRPKEQQNQKQLSLPQPGVWYLTPVPSDPAAPNLNIVYGPFVPLLPFSYPGWFYLSTAHSSPCSALAGAPVQDSIKESCQCQEERGRYSPQVTGHRGLNINDLDDVYGSLCQAVKAARDIQLMTKELSRSLSSDLNRARTQRDFLSTLRFQKR, translated from the exons ATGGCTTTTAAACACCTGGCCAGGAATAGGGGAAGGATTGCAAAAAACTCAACTCCTGGAAAGTCACCTTGCTGCAG TAAATCTGTAGAGTTATTTTGTGGTGATCAGAGAGAACCAATCAAAACAACAGCAGAGCGGCAGACAAGATCCTCTTCAGTGCTCCAGCAGACATCCAGAGCATCTCTGA GTTCTAAATGGGAAAGAACCCAGTCTAGACTTCAGGTTGGAAGGAACAAAGCTGTGGAACAGAGATCCCATAGTTCACTGGATGGAATAAGAGGAAGGACAAAAGGGAAACAGTCAGATGGGATCACCTGGAACCACTTCAGAG ACAGAGTTCCATCCAGGGATCCAGGGTCATCTTTCTTCCTTGAAACTTCCATGAAGAACAAAGATCACAAATGCAGGCACCCTAAAGACAACGAGGCTACTG TGAAAGAAAGGGCCATCAGGAAAATGCCAATTCCCAGATCTGACTCAGCCTGGATTTCTGATCGTCCCAAGGAACAGCAGAATCAGAAACAACTGTCTCTACCCCAACCTGGAGTGTGGTACCTGACTCCTGTACCCTCGGATCCTGCCGCCCCAAACCTTAACATTGTTTATGGTCCTTTCGTTCCTCTACTGCCTTTTTCATACCCTGGATG gtTCTACTTATCCACAGCCCATTCCTCACCCTGTTCTGCTCTGGCAGGTGCCCCTGTCCAGGACTCCATCAAGGAATCCTGCCAATGCCAGGAAGAGAGGGGCCGGTATTCCCCTCAAGTGACAGGACACCGCGGGCTAAACATCAACGACCTGGACGATGTCTATGGGTCCTTATGCCAAGCAGTGAAAGCGGCCAGAGACATCCAACTCATGACCAAGGAGCTAAGTCGGTCTTTGAGCTCTGACCTCAACAGAGCTCGGACTCAGCGG GATTTCTTGTCTACATTACGTTTTCAAAAACGATAA
- the LOC141542999 gene encoding microtubule organization protein AKNA-like isoform X3 → MKNKDHKCRHPKDNEATVKERAIRKMPIPRSDSAWISDRPKEQQNQKQLSLPQPGVWYLTPVPSDPAAPNLNIVYGPFVPLLPFSYPGWFYLSTAHSSPCSALAGAPVQDSIKESCQCQEERGRYSPQVTGHRGLNINDLDDVYGSLCQAVKAARDIQLMTKELSRSLSSDLNRARTQRDFLSTLRFQKR, encoded by the exons ATGAAGAACAAAGATCACAAATGCAGGCACCCTAAAGACAACGAGGCTACTG TGAAAGAAAGGGCCATCAGGAAAATGCCAATTCCCAGATCTGACTCAGCCTGGATTTCTGATCGTCCCAAGGAACAGCAGAATCAGAAACAACTGTCTCTACCCCAACCTGGAGTGTGGTACCTGACTCCTGTACCCTCGGATCCTGCCGCCCCAAACCTTAACATTGTTTATGGTCCTTTCGTTCCTCTACTGCCTTTTTCATACCCTGGATG gtTCTACTTATCCACAGCCCATTCCTCACCCTGTTCTGCTCTGGCAGGTGCCCCTGTCCAGGACTCCATCAAGGAATCCTGCCAATGCCAGGAAGAGAGGGGCCGGTATTCCCCTCAAGTGACAGGACACCGCGGGCTAAACATCAACGACCTGGACGATGTCTATGGGTCCTTATGCCAAGCAGTGAAAGCGGCCAGAGACATCCAACTCATGACCAAGGAGCTAAGTCGGTCTTTGAGCTCTGACCTCAACAGAGCTCGGACTCAGCGG GATTTCTTGTCTACATTACGTTTTCAAAAACGATAA
- the LOC141542999 gene encoding microtubule organization protein AKNA-like isoform X1, with translation MAFKHLARNRGRIAKNSTPGKSPCCSKSVELFCGDQREPIKTTAERQTRSSSVLQQTSRASLSSKWERTQSRLQVGRNKAVEQRSHSSLDGIRGRTKGKQSDGITWNHFRDRVPSRDPGSSFFLETSMKNKDHKCRHPKDNEATVKERAIRKMPIPRSDSAWISDRPKEQQNQKQLSLPQPGVWYLTPVPSDPAAPNLNIVYGPFVPLLPFSYPGWFYLSTAHSSPCSALAGAPVQDSIKESCQCQEERGRYSPQVTGHRGLNINDLDDVYGSLCQAVKAARDIQLMTKELSRSLSSDLNRARTQRDDLNSSLTPDIY, from the exons ATGGCTTTTAAACACCTGGCCAGGAATAGGGGAAGGATTGCAAAAAACTCAACTCCTGGAAAGTCACCTTGCTGCAG TAAATCTGTAGAGTTATTTTGTGGTGATCAGAGAGAACCAATCAAAACAACAGCAGAGCGGCAGACAAGATCCTCTTCAGTGCTCCAGCAGACATCCAGAGCATCTCTGA GTTCTAAATGGGAAAGAACCCAGTCTAGACTTCAGGTTGGAAGGAACAAAGCTGTGGAACAGAGATCCCATAGTTCACTGGATGGAATAAGAGGAAGGACAAAAGGGAAACAGTCAGATGGGATCACCTGGAACCACTTCAGAG ACAGAGTTCCATCCAGGGATCCAGGGTCATCTTTCTTCCTTGAAACTTCCATGAAGAACAAAGATCACAAATGCAGGCACCCTAAAGACAACGAGGCTACTG TGAAAGAAAGGGCCATCAGGAAAATGCCAATTCCCAGATCTGACTCAGCCTGGATTTCTGATCGTCCCAAGGAACAGCAGAATCAGAAACAACTGTCTCTACCCCAACCTGGAGTGTGGTACCTGACTCCTGTACCCTCGGATCCTGCCGCCCCAAACCTTAACATTGTTTATGGTCCTTTCGTTCCTCTACTGCCTTTTTCATACCCTGGATG gtTCTACTTATCCACAGCCCATTCCTCACCCTGTTCTGCTCTGGCAGGTGCCCCTGTCCAGGACTCCATCAAGGAATCCTGCCAATGCCAGGAAGAGAGGGGCCGGTATTCCCCTCAAGTGACAGGACACCGCGGGCTAAACATCAACGACCTGGACGATGTCTATGGGTCCTTATGCCAAGCAGTGAAAGCGGCCAGAGACATCCAACTCATGACCAAGGAGCTAAGTCGGTCTTTGAGCTCTGACCTCAACAGAGCTCGGACTCAGCGG gatgatctgaattcaagtctcacCCCTGATATATACTGA